CAGAGAGGGAGGAAGTCCCAGGATCGCAGCACTGCGGGCAGACACCCgggcttctttttctgcagtACGTTGATCACTATGATGATGATCAACATGACGATCAGAGGTACACCCACGCCCACCAGCACCTCCCAACCAGCCAGCGAGAGGCTGAAGACAAAGAGCGGTAAAACGAAGAAGCAGCAGATGATGTAGACTGCGGCAAACCAGCGGTAGGAGGCTGTGATGTTTCCCAGACCTTTAGCCAGCCGAATGGGAATGCGGGTGAAAGGGATGGGATACCACAGAATGATGCCGGAGATGTTGAATAAGAAGTGCACGAGGGCAATCTGGAGAAAttgtcaaaatataaaaagtcaaTAAATGGGCTGTATTGATATGTCTCAGTTAGTTATTTGATTACAATTTTGGACTCAGTTGGATTCACAAGTCAGTCGTTTTCTGCTcatttcatgaagaagttcctGTAAAGACTTGTGTACTACATGTACTGTGTTGAGACAACAATCAATGAATTAACTTATAACTCAGATAACAATACTTTCCAGTAGTCCAAAGGTTTTCTATGAAAAGCAAGGGTCTACAGTATACAAATTTTCCAAAATGACATAAGATACAATATGTTTTCAATGAGAccatggatagagtcagaaatttgGGGCGAGAGggttttaagaaaaaagaaatgtgggaGAAATTGGGAAGAGTTTGCACCAGTCGCACCAGGGCCGCCCACTTCTAGGACAAACCTCTATCtctacatggggcgtgcaaacttACCACTAGGCCAACTTGTGCCAACATGACAAGGTTCtacatgttgtttaaaaatgttgttatgATTCACTGACCTGTAGAGCATTAGCCAGTGTGTCTCCAGGACTAGCCATGGCTGCCAAGATTGCTGTGGTGGTCGTGCCAATGTTTGACCCCAAAGACAGTGGGTATGCTCTTTCTATGCTGATGACACCAATACCTATTCAGACAAACAGGACACTgcttaacacacacatttttacagccttTCTATGTCTCTCATGCTAACATCACATCCAATGACCTTGCTGTTTTAACAGGAATGTTGTTATCTTAACTTCAAGTTAAGCTAATTAGAGATAAAACAGGGAAAGGACAATAAGCTAGTGTggtaatgtttgtgttcacgctGAATTGTATCTAACCCATCTTCATTGTAAGAAAGAGTCTGTACCAACAGGAACCTCAAGTGGGAAATGGTACATACTGTAGGTGTTTTGAAGGAAAACACATTGAGATGGTTATTCAAAATTATGAACGGATGGTTGACCTCACCAACAAGCGGGGTTATAGCAGAAGTGAAAACGGAGCTGCTCTGCACAATGAAGGTCATTCCAGCTCCAACTAAGATGGCGATGTATCCCGTGACCCATCCAAATGGAAAAGGAAAATCTgcggacacaaaaaaaaaaaacaactcaaaaacataaacacaatgtTCCTTACAAGCAGTCACATCCACAATACTGGACTtaatgtgtgtagtgtgtgctTAATGCTCTTCACCGGTGTTAAGGATCTTCTTGATGACTCCAGCCACCTGTCCCTTCAGCATGGAGTTGAGCAGCTTCACGATCAGGATGAGGCAGGAGCAGAgaaccaagagagagagagccagcaGGATCAGACCCACTGCCAGGTCAGAGAGATTTACATTCACAAAGAGATGTGcacctgcaaaacaaacacaaaaacacacacatttaaatgaagGAATATGATTGGTTTGCagccaggttaaaaaaaaataaacataggTACATAGACTCAGACAATggaaacaacataaacacaggGCGTGGCCAGACTTTTGTAACTGGGGTTGCCAGCCTGATACTCACCtcatgcaggggtggcatgacgTTTTTGTAACACAATTTGTCAACATATAAATCTTCTTAGCTTGATACTGcactaaaaaaaatggatgcGCAAAGTCAAAATTTTAAGTACTTAGAAAAAAACTGCATGCAAACGCTTGTAAGATGTCTAACTTGCTAAattggattttggggtggcaccaggggtggccaatcagatttcaaggagGGCCCATGCCAACCCTGACCACCCCTGTATGAACAAAATTAAATacctaaataaatgaatatctaaacatcgcacaaaaagtaaggaaatgtgtgtttggtagattatttctttgttgtaacaatgcttcttggatATAAATCTTATACTGTTGGAAATCCTGTTAATTTCCCTTTTAGATCCCTATTTCCACACGCTACAGAGGCTCCTGTTTGTTAAATGAGTAAATTGTTAAATTGCTAATATGTCTTGTTTCTTCAGAATTCAATCATCCAAAATCACTAAATGACACCAAACAAGAGTCGACAGCAGAATAATCTGTTTGGCATAGGCAcagaagatttggcaagtttttcatgggcacAACCCACAttctcagctctgctgctcatcccacaaatgcatgttccttacaaatgtgggaTGATTTAAACAGGCTTTCTAACGGATTAAGATTTATTGCcaaagaagcattgttacaaccaagaaataatctaccaaacacaaatgtccttactttttgtgcaatGTTTATTTCTAGGAGCCGTGAAAAAGTAGGTCTCATCTTTTTCTAAGTGAGAGGTTAACATAAGATAGAGGAGAAGAGGATATACATGGTCTTATCAActgagacattttcttttcttttcaaagaaaGCAAGCAGTGCTGTTTGGCTATCCGTCTTTCAAGTGCGACTTATTTAAGATGAATCCACatctttgtaaacatctgttcgACAGATGAAATGCTCGTCAAGGTTAACTGGTTATTTATCCTTCTGGATCAGTTTATATATTTTCGGGTATAAATTCTCAACATGCTTACATTTCTGGATATTGAATGTCTCTGAAATGTTCTTCAGCGTGTATGTGTAGTTGCCATCTTCCCAGCAGAATGACGGAGATGTGCAGTTCTCTGGTCCAGGAACTGTTACATTCATTACGGTCTGAAAGAAAGGGACAGTTGGATGAAATTAAGGTTTTCACCTGGATGTTTCTGAATATCGGGCACGTATGGCGGACATGTTTTGCTCTTACTGTGTTTGTGAAGGTTTGGCACCATTTCTTGATGAGACTCTTGTTCCTGGCTTCTGGGTCTCCCGTGGCAATCTGACTAATGACAGACTTATCCAGCTAGATCAGCGACAAAAAGAGAATCAGAGGATAATATTGCATGACAATACTATGTCATTGAGTGCAACAGTATTTTAGTCTGTTGGGACTTGGATTGGAAACCTGTTCCCCCAACTGTTCATGGCGCCAAACCCTGTGCAACCCCCTGACTCTCTCCACATGCATGTCTACGGGTCCTGTTTGGGCTTTGGGGTCTATATATGTATAGTGTGTGTCTTACAATAACATATTTTTCAGATGCACTCAGTAATTGTTTAAGGAAGTAGAACCAATACAAATACTAACAATTGGCCTCCTGATAATATGTCTGATACATTCTTGTGGCCAATCTTTCACATCTTAAACAGCTTAAACAGAATGTATTATTTGTATCATTATTTAGCCCATACATTGTACACATTGTAACAACGTCTTCCAAAAATGTGATTGTACCTCTATAATAGCGTCGGTCAGGGGGTCAGTGATCACATTTAACAGTTCCGGGGCCTCTCCAGTCTGGATTTGGAAGGAGTCGATGATGAGCTTGGTGACCTTGTACAGATAACCAGAAGCAACCTCCAGAGGCAGCAGCACCAGCACAGAGAGCCAGTTAAAGAAGTCGTGCACTGTGGCTCCTGCAAAAGCCCTGTGTGCACGTGAAAGGAG
This window of the Labrus mixtus chromosome 2, fLabMix1.1, whole genome shotgun sequence genome carries:
- the slc34a2a gene encoding solute carrier family 34 member 2a, giving the protein MDSLRTPQTMKDPNKGSEDSDERRERDSKEVKTSPAQSTLALVEEEPEDGDPWDMPELKDTGVPWSALDTKGKVLRVFLSLAKLIMLLGFLYMFICSLDILSSAFQLVGGKAAGDIFQDNSVLSNPLAGLVIGVLVTLLVQSSSTSSSIVVSMVSSGLLSVQLAVPIIMGTNIGTSVTNTLVAMTQAGDRSTFRRAFAGATVHDFFNWLSVLVLLPLEVASGYLYKVTKLIIDSFQIQTGEAPELLNVITDPLTDAIIELDKSVISQIATGDPEARNKSLIKKWCQTFTNTTVMNVTVPGPENCTSPSFCWEDGNYTYTLKNISETFNIQKCAHLFVNVNLSDLAVGLILLALSLLVLCSCLILIVKLLNSMLKGQVAGVIKKILNTDFPFPFGWVTGYIAILVGAGMTFIVQSSSVFTSAITPLVGIGVISIERAYPLSLGSNIGTTTTAILAAMASPGDTLANALQIALVHFLFNISGIILWYPIPFTRIPIRLAKGLGNITASYRWFAAVYIICCFFVLPLFVFSLSLAGWEVLVGVGVPLIVMLIIIIVINVLQKKKPGCLPAVLRSWDFLPLWAHSLAPWDKVVGVCTAKCCCCCKCCQVTADDQEHIEKQSANNNKKPSTEVYDNPAMSAEKEVENEIKVELQILKNIRL